In Ananas comosus cultivar F153 linkage group 7, ASM154086v1, whole genome shotgun sequence, the sequence CTGAAATTCGACCATGTCTTACTTTTCTTTAACCAAAGTGGTGTACCATAGAGCATTTCTATCATGAAATAAGCAATAAAGTAGAACAACAGGTATCACATATTTCAGTCCTCTGTGAATAGTTAATGCAACGACTaaatccttttattttaaatctcAGTGCTGCACGGCAAAAGAAAATTCATCATTCACAATCACAAGCAAGAGATGAACTTAATGCCTTGTGGCATAACTTCAACTTTGTGTATTACAATCAGACACAGAGATGCACAAAAGATTAGCATAAAAGAAACAGAAGATAAGACCTCAAATTTAACAAGAAGGCGACTTCAACTCAACATCCCGatagaaattatgaaaaaaaaaaaggaagaaaaatctgaaatccATTACAGATTTTTAAAACAAATCTCATCTGCCCCGAGGATTCACGAGCTGAGAGAACACGGCACTGGTGGCAGCATCTTCAACATCATCCTCAGCAGCCGAGTTTACACCCTCAACCATGCTCACACTGTTCTCAAAAGGCTCCATTCTTGGCAATAAAATACCTGGAATACTCTTTATGCTGTTTTCATCCGGGTCCGCAAGCGAAGTAGTTTCCTCGAGCTGAAGGGCATACTCGAGATTCCACAACACATCCCCCATCGTCGGCCTATCAACTCCCTGCTCAGCCAAACATTTCTCAGCTGTATCCCCGTACTTCTTAAGGGAAGCGGTGTTGATCTTCCCGGCCAACGTGGGGTCCACAATATGGTCCAGCATGCCCTTCTTCTGCCAGCTCATCGCCCACTCAGCAATGTTGACCTGCTCTCTTGGGAGCACAGGGTTAAGAGCTGGCCTTGCGCACAGGACCTCCATCAGCACAACGCCGAATGAATACACGTCCGACTTCTCTGTTAACTGCTGCCTCCGGAAGTACTCAGGATCGAGGTATCCGAAGCTGCCCTTCACTGCAGTGCTCACATGGGTCTGATCCAAACTGGGGCCCGTCTTTGAGAGACCAAAGTCTGCCACCTTCGCGACAAAGTTTTCATCCAAGAGAATGTTGGTGGTCTTTACGTCACGGTGGATTATGCTCTGAGCGGCTCCTGTGTGGAGATAATGCAAACCCCTCGCGGCCCCAATGCAAATCTCGAGGCGTTGCCTCCAAGAGAGCGGTGGAAGGTTGGAGCCGTAGAGATGGCTCCTCAGCGGACCATTTGCCATATATTCGTAGACGAGGATCATCTCAGACTGTTCATCACAGTAGCCGATGAGCGAAACCAGGTGTCGATGCCGGAGCTTGGATAGCATCTCAATCTCAGTATGGAACTCAGCTAGTCCCTGCTCAGACTTTGAATTTCCTCTCTTCACAGCAACCTTTGTACCATCATCTAAAGTTCCCTTATAAACCTTTCCAAAACCACCAACACCGAGAAGCAAACTCTCATCAAACTTGTTCGTGGCATCCATGATCTCCTGAAACATGAAGACTCTGCCAAGGTTTGTAGACGCCAAAGAGATGCAGCTTGCTGTTCCACTCTTATGAGAAGTTGTTGACACTTTGCTGATGGTATGCGAGTTTCCATAAAGGGGCAAAGGTAGCCATGGGTGGCCACTATGTGAGCTGGTTTTTGATCTGCGAACAACAAAACAGCAGCAACACAGAGCAACTAATGCCACAGCAGCTAATGATCCAACGACAACACCGATTATTATAGCCAACTT encodes:
- the LOC109713194 gene encoding receptor-like protein kinase THESEUS 1, yielding MESMRLLTLASLVSSLALVAVFPDVSSAAFTPADNYLIACGSSQNVTFQGQIFVPDSQQSSLVLRTSGDGTFFVPNSVSLPSPVYQSLRIFSQPAHYEFDIQQPGRHWIRLYYFPLPNSGHDLLSAPITVVTDEFVLMSNFTFKNSKQPYLFKEYLVNVTSDELTLTFIPSNGSVSFVNGIQVVSVPDELIYDQALSIPDGPFSGLSELGLETMYRLNMGGPLLTPQNDSLGRNWEADGKYLHVNSSAVKVSVDPITIKYHDGVTAEIAPKWVYATAEAMGDPNVTNLNFNVTWVFSVDPSFSYLIRLHFCDIVSKALNTLVFNVYVNTDIAIASLDLSSLKGDLSVPYYKDFVANSSSGSNNLTVSIGPDAMADFSNAILNGLEIMKISNGKKSLDGLYAVGDLLPDSSSKRSKLAIIIGVVVGSLAAVALVALCCCCFVVRRSKTSSHSGHPWLPLPLYGNSHTISKVSTTSHKSGTASCISLASTNLGRVFMFQEIMDATNKFDESLLLGVGGFGKVYKGTLDDGTKVAVKRGNSKSEQGLAEFHTEIEMLSKLRHRHLVSLIGYCDEQSEMILVYEYMANGPLRSHLYGSNLPPLSWRQRLEICIGAARGLHYLHTGAAQSIIHRDVKTTNILLDENFVAKVADFGLSKTGPSLDQTHVSTAVKGSFGYLDPEYFRRQQLTEKSDVYSFGVVLMEVLCARPALNPVLPREQVNIAEWAMSWQKKGMLDHIVDPTLAGKINTASLKKYGDTAEKCLAEQGVDRPTMGDVLWNLEYALQLEETTSLADPDENSIKSIPGILLPRMEPFENSVSMVEGVNSAAEDDVEDAATSAVFSQLVNPRGR